GGTGTTCCTGTAGTAGATTCGAGTACCTTGCCCAGTTCTCCAGAGAATTAGAGAATAGGTACAGTGCTTTGCTCTGTCGTGGGTGATGGGGGAGTGCTTAGGTTATGGTATCCTCAGAACTCGATAGGAAGGTGAAAACGATGGTACAAGAATTGCTTTCTCAAGCGCAAATTGACGCTCGACTCTACCCAGAAAGTGATGGCAAACCAATGGCAAATAATACAGTTCAATTTCGTTTAATAATGACTATTGCCGGAGGATTGTCGGCTCTGTTTAAAGAGCGAGAAGATGTATTTGTGATTGGGGATTTGTTGTGGTATCCCAGAAAGGCGGGAACGTTAACGGCAGTAGAAGAAACATTACCGTTCAGCCAAGCGCCCGACATTATGGTGGTTTTGGGAGTGGAGAAAAAAGATAGAGGCTCCTATAGACAATGGGAAGAAGGAAATATTGTGCCTCAAGTGGCGTTTGAGATTATCTCACCGAGCAATAACAAAGGAGAGATGAACGATAAGTTTGAGTTCTACGACTATTATGGGGTCGAAGAATATTATGTCTACGATCCGAAGCAAAATCAACTGCAAGGATGGTTGAGAAGTGGGGGGAGGTTAACCGAAATTCCTCAAATGGAGGGTTGGAGAAGTCCTTTATTGGGAGTGAGTTTTAGTACAAGTGAGCAAGAGTTGCAGGTGTTCGCGCCGACTGGGGAAGTGTTCGAGACTTATGAGGATGTTGTGCAAGAGCGCGATCTCCAGCGTCAGGAGAAGGAGTTGCAGCGTGAGCGGGCTGAGAGTGCCGAATCGGATTTACAACAGCTACGGG
The genomic region above belongs to Roseofilum reptotaenium CS-1145 and contains:
- a CDS encoding Uma2 family endonuclease, which gives rise to MVSSELDRKVKTMVQELLSQAQIDARLYPESDGKPMANNTVQFRLIMTIAGGLSALFKEREDVFVIGDLLWYPRKAGTLTAVEETLPFSQAPDIMVVLGVEKKDRGSYRQWEEGNIVPQVAFEIISPSNNKGEMNDKFEFYDYYGVEEYYVYDPKQNQLQGWLRSGGRLTEIPQMEGWRSPLLGVSFSTSEQELQVFAPTGEVFETYEDVVQERDLQRQEKELQRERAESAESDLQQLREKLRQLNIDPDSL